A genome region from Dickeya chrysanthemi NCPPB 402 includes the following:
- the oxyR gene encoding DNA-binding transcriptional regulator OxyR, whose amino-acid sequence MNIRDLEYLVALAEHRHFRRAADSCHVSQPTLSGQIRKLEDELGVMLLERTSRKVLFTQAGLLLVEQARTVLREVKVLKEMASQQGEAMSGPLHIGLIPTVGPYLLPQIIPMLHRAFPKLEMYLHEAQTHQLLAQLDSGKLDCAILAMVKESEAFIEVPLFDEPMKLAIYQDHPWANRERVAMSDLSGEKLLMLEDGHCLRDQAMGFCFQAGADEDTHFRATSLETLRNMVAAGSGITLLPSLAVPQERIRDGVCYLPCYKPEPKRTIALVYRPGSPLRGRYEQLADSVREHMQLHMEKLSAQSA is encoded by the coding sequence ATGAATATTCGGGATTTAGAGTATCTGGTGGCGTTGGCGGAGCACCGCCATTTTCGACGCGCAGCAGATTCCTGCCATGTCAGTCAGCCCACTCTGAGTGGTCAGATTCGTAAGCTGGAAGATGAACTGGGCGTGATGCTTCTGGAGAGAACCAGCCGCAAAGTGCTGTTCACTCAGGCGGGGCTGCTGCTGGTGGAGCAAGCCAGAACCGTATTGCGCGAAGTGAAGGTGTTGAAGGAGATGGCCAGCCAGCAGGGCGAAGCCATGTCCGGCCCGCTGCATATCGGCCTGATTCCGACCGTCGGCCCCTATCTGCTGCCTCAGATTATCCCGATGTTGCATCGCGCTTTCCCGAAGCTGGAAATGTACCTGCACGAAGCCCAGACTCATCAGTTGCTGGCCCAGCTCGATAGCGGCAAGCTGGATTGCGCCATTCTGGCGATGGTGAAAGAGTCGGAAGCCTTTATCGAAGTGCCGTTGTTTGATGAGCCGATGAAGCTGGCGATTTATCAGGATCACCCCTGGGCGAATCGCGAGCGGGTCGCGATGTCCGATTTGTCGGGCGAAAAATTGCTGATGTTGGAAGACGGTCACTGCCTGCGCGATCAGGCGATGGGCTTCTGTTTTCAGGCCGGCGCGGATGAAGATACCCATTTCCGCGCTACCAGCCTGGAGACGCTGCGTAACATGGTCGCGGCGGGCAGCGGTATTACGTTACTGCCGTCGCTGGCGGTACCGCAGGAGCGGATACGCGATGGGGTGTGCTATCTGCCTTGCTATAAACCGGAGCCCAAACGTACCATCGCGCTGGTGTACCGTCCGGGCTCGCCGTTACGCGGCCGTTATGAACAACTGGCCGATTCGGTGCGCGAACACATGCAACTTCACATGGAAAAGCTGTCGGCGCAGTCTGCTTAA
- the sthA gene encoding Si-specific NAD(P)(+) transhydrogenase: MQQQYDYDAIVIGSGPGGEGAAMGLAKQGAKIAVIERHYNVGGGCTHWGTIPSKALRHAVSRIIEFNQNPLYSDNARVISTSFSDILRHADSVIGQQTRMRQGFYERNHCEIFSGEARFIDAHTIAVYYPDDTHDTLTAANIIIATGSRPYHPGGVDFDHPRIYDSDSILDLDYEPKHVIIYGAGVIGCEYASIFRGLNVKVDLINTRDRLLAFLDQEMSDALSYHFWNNGVVIRHNEEFERIEGLDDGVIIHLKSGKKMKADCLLYANGRTGNTETLGLENVGLETDSRGQLKVNSMYQTAQAHIYAVGDVIGYPSLASAAYDQGRIAAQAITKGDASAHLIEDIPTGIYTIPEISSVGKTEQELTAMKVPYEVGRAQFKHLARAQIVGMNVGSLKILFHRETKQILGIHCFGERAAEIIHIGQAIMEQKGEGNTIEYFVNTTFNYPTMAEAYRVAALNGLNRLF; this comes from the coding sequence ATACAACAGCAATACGATTACGATGCCATCGTGATTGGTTCAGGTCCGGGTGGTGAAGGGGCGGCCATGGGGCTCGCCAAGCAAGGGGCGAAAATTGCCGTGATAGAACGGCATTACAACGTCGGCGGTGGTTGTACCCATTGGGGCACCATTCCTTCCAAAGCGTTGCGACACGCCGTCAGCCGTATCATCGAATTCAATCAAAACCCGCTTTACAGCGATAACGCCCGTGTCATCAGCACCTCATTCTCCGATATTCTGCGCCACGCCGACAGCGTGATCGGCCAGCAAACCCGCATGCGTCAGGGCTTCTACGAACGCAATCACTGCGAAATATTTTCCGGCGAAGCACGGTTTATCGATGCGCACACCATCGCGGTTTATTACCCGGATGACACCCACGACACGCTGACCGCCGCGAATATTATCATCGCTACGGGTTCACGGCCTTATCATCCAGGCGGAGTAGACTTCGACCATCCCCGCATCTACGACAGTGATTCCATTCTCGATCTGGATTATGAACCCAAGCACGTGATCATCTACGGCGCTGGGGTGATCGGCTGCGAATACGCATCGATCTTCCGGGGACTCAATGTAAAAGTCGATTTGATCAACACCCGTGATCGTCTGCTGGCGTTTCTTGATCAGGAGATGTCCGACGCGCTGTCCTATCACTTCTGGAATAATGGCGTGGTGATTCGCCACAATGAGGAATTCGAGCGCATCGAAGGGCTGGACGACGGCGTCATCATTCATCTGAAATCCGGTAAAAAGATGAAGGCGGATTGCCTGCTCTACGCCAACGGGCGTACCGGCAACACTGAAACGCTGGGGCTGGAAAATGTCGGGCTGGAAACCGACAGTCGCGGTCAGTTAAAGGTTAACAGCATGTACCAGACAGCCCAGGCACACATCTATGCCGTGGGTGATGTGATTGGTTACCCCAGTCTGGCATCAGCTGCCTACGATCAGGGCCGCATCGCCGCGCAAGCCATCACCAAAGGCGATGCCAGCGCACATCTGATCGAGGACATTCCCACCGGCATTTACACTATCCCGGAGATCAGTTCCGTCGGCAAAACCGAGCAGGAGCTCACGGCCATGAAGGTGCCGTATGAAGTGGGCCGCGCCCAGTTCAAACACCTGGCACGAGCGCAGATTGTGGGAATGAACGTCGGTAGCCTGAAAATCCTGTTCCACCGTGAAACCAAGCAGATTCTGGGTATTCACTGCTTTGGCGAGCGTGCAGCCGAGATTATTCATATCGGCCAGGCCATCATGGAACAGAAAGGCGAGGGCAACACAATTGAGTACTTCGTGAACACCACCTTCAACTACCCGACCATGGCGGAAGCCTATCGGGTAGCGGCGCTGAACGGCTTAAACCGGTTATTTTGA
- the fabR gene encoding HTH-type transcriptional repressor FabR, with protein MGVRAQQKERTRRSLVEAAFSQLSAERSFASLSLREVAREAGIAPTSFYRHFRDVDELGLTMVDESGLMLRQLMRQARQRIVKSGGSVIRTSVSTFMEFIGNNPNAFRLLLRERSGTSAAFRAAVAREIQHFIAELADYLEVENHIPRSFAEAQSEAMVTIVFSAGAEALDVDLEQRRQLEERLVLQLRMIAKGAYYWYRKEQGKGFSYPEG; from the coding sequence ATGGGTGTCAGAGCACAACAAAAAGAACGAACTCGCCGTTCCCTGGTTGAGGCCGCTTTCAGCCAGTTAAGTGCTGAACGTAGTTTTGCCAGCCTGAGTTTGCGTGAGGTAGCCCGTGAAGCAGGGATTGCGCCTACTTCGTTTTATCGCCATTTTCGCGATGTCGATGAACTGGGGCTGACCATGGTGGATGAAAGCGGGCTGATGCTGCGTCAACTGATGCGACAGGCGCGCCAGCGCATCGTCAAAAGCGGCGGCAGTGTGATTAGAACGTCGGTATCGACGTTTATGGAGTTCATCGGTAACAATCCCAACGCCTTTCGGTTGCTATTGCGCGAGCGCTCCGGTACGTCGGCTGCGTTCCGTGCTGCGGTAGCGCGTGAAATTCAGCATTTTATCGCTGAACTGGCCGACTATCTTGAAGTCGAAAATCATATTCCGCGCAGTTTCGCGGAAGCACAGTCGGAAGCGATGGTGACGATCGTCTTCAGCGCGGGTGCAGAGGCGCTGGATGTCGATCTCGAGCAACGGCGCCAATTGGAAGAGCGGTTAGTATTGCAACTGCGTATGATTGCCAAGGGCGCTTATTACTGGTATCGCAAAGAGCAGGGTAAAGGGTTTTCTTACCCTGAAGGATAA
- a CDS encoding YijD family membrane protein — MTEQINSEKSTLVLAMVAGLSANGSFVAVFSSIVPFSIFPLIALVLSVYCLHQRYMHHAMPEGTPLLAAGCFLFGLLLYSAIVRAEYPQIGSNFVPSILCVVLALWLVVKLRARKPDSNDINTP, encoded by the coding sequence ATGACAGAGCAGATAAATTCAGAGAAAAGCACGTTGGTGCTGGCAATGGTAGCCGGTTTGTCCGCAAATGGTTCCTTTGTTGCTGTGTTTAGCTCTATCGTGCCGTTTTCCATTTTCCCGCTGATTGCGCTAGTGCTGTCGGTTTACTGCTTGCATCAGCGTTATATGCATCATGCCATGCCTGAAGGAACGCCACTGCTGGCGGCGGGTTGTTTTCTGTTCGGCCTGTTGCTTTACAGTGCGATTGTACGTGCCGAGTACCCGCAGATAGGTTCCAATTTTGTGCCGTCAATCCTTTGCGTGGTGCTGGCGCTGTGGCTGGTCGTCAAACTGCGGGCCCGCAAGCCCGACAGTAATGACATCAATACGCCTTAA
- the trmA gene encoding tRNA (uridine(54)-C5)-methyltransferase TrmA: MTPEILPIDQYDAQLEEKTGRLGAMMAPFDAPAPAVFRSPVSHYRMRAEFRIWHDGDDLYHIIFDQQTKQRIRVDQFPAASELINRLMPVLLNALRAEPVLRRKLFQLDYLSTLSGEIAVSLLYHKALDDEWRQRARELCDELRAQGFALQLIGRATKTKICLDRDYVDECLPVAGRQMIYRQVENSFTQPNAMMNIQMLEWALSVTQGSTGDLLELYCGNGNFSLALARNFERVLATEIAKPSVAAAQYNIAANQIDNVQIIRMAAEEFTQAMNGVRQFNRLQGIDLAGYRCETIFVDPPRSGLDDGTVKLVQAYPRILYISCNPETLCANLETLSQTHRISQLALFDQFPYTHHMECGVLLEKRQ; encoded by the coding sequence ATGACGCCAGAGATTCTGCCCATCGACCAATATGACGCCCAGCTTGAAGAAAAAACCGGGCGCCTTGGTGCCATGATGGCGCCATTCGATGCGCCGGCACCGGCCGTATTCCGCTCGCCGGTGAGTCACTACCGGATGAGGGCGGAGTTTCGGATCTGGCATGATGGCGATGATCTGTACCACATTATTTTTGATCAGCAGACCAAACAGCGGATCCGGGTTGATCAGTTTCCGGCAGCCAGCGAGCTGATTAATCGCCTGATGCCGGTGCTGCTTAACGCACTTCGCGCCGAGCCGGTGCTACGACGCAAGCTGTTCCAGCTAGATTATCTTTCCACCCTGAGCGGTGAAATTGCCGTGTCGCTGCTTTACCACAAAGCGCTGGATGACGAATGGCGGCAGCGTGCCCGCGAGTTGTGCGATGAGCTGCGCGCACAGGGTTTTGCCCTACAGTTGATTGGTCGCGCGACGAAAACCAAAATTTGTCTGGATCGGGATTACGTGGACGAATGTCTGCCGGTTGCCGGTCGCCAGATGATTTATCGTCAGGTGGAAAATAGCTTCACCCAGCCTAACGCCATGATGAATATTCAGATGCTGGAATGGGCGTTATCAGTAACACAAGGCTCGACAGGTGATTTGCTGGAGTTGTATTGCGGCAACGGTAACTTCTCATTGGCGCTGGCACGCAATTTCGAGCGGGTGTTGGCAACGGAGATAGCCAAGCCGTCGGTCGCAGCGGCGCAGTACAATATTGCCGCTAACCAGATTGATAACGTGCAGATTATTCGCATGGCGGCGGAAGAGTTTACGCAGGCGATGAACGGGGTACGCCAGTTCAACCGTCTGCAAGGCATCGATCTGGCTGGTTATCGCTGCGAAACTATCTTTGTTGACCCGCCACGCAGCGGCCTGGATGACGGCACAGTCAAACTGGTGCAGGCGTATCCACGCATTCTGTACATCTCCTGCAACCCGGAAACACTGTGCGCCAACCTGGAAACCTTGAGTCAAACACACCGGATAAGCCAGTTGGCGCTGTTTGACCAGTTCCCCTATACCCACCACATGGAATGCGGCGTGTTACTGGAAAAACGCCAGTAA
- the btuB gene encoding TonB-dependent vitamin B12 receptor BtuB has product MFNKKITMLAAMIATAFSGWAQGSDNTQQNNNDAMVVTANRFPQPISSVLAPTTVVTRDDIDRWQSKSLTDVMRRLPGVDLYQSGGLGQLSGLFIRGASSSHVLILIDGVRLNQAGISGSSDISQIPISLVQKVEYIRGPRSAVYGSDAIGGVVNIITTREKKGTTLSTGIGSNGYQSYDASTQQQLGVNTLATFAGNYTYTRGFDVVANLPDSFGDPAQPDRDGFMSKTVYGNVEHQFSENVSGFVRGYGFDNRTAYDGTASFNRSEAFPDTRQLYSQSWDGGLRYHQDIWSSQLITSYSHSKDYNYDPRFGISDISATLDDIQQYNVQWSNSVQVGKGNVGAGVDWQKQTTEPGTNFIANGYELRNTGIYTTALQAFGPVTLEGALRSDDSSQFGQHTTWQSSAAWEFVDGYRLLASYGTGYKAPTIGQLYGSFSGNASLKPEESKQWEGGIEGLTGPVNWHVSAYRNDVDNLIQSGSAPTFANVNVGRARLQGVEATASFDTGFVSHKLSYDYLDPRDLDTNQILTRRARQQFKYDLDWQFNDLDWTVTYHYLGERYDQNFNTTPAERVKLAGVSLWDIAASYPVTSHLTVRARIANLFDKNYETVYGYRTAGREYYLTGSYSF; this is encoded by the coding sequence ATGTTTAATAAAAAAATAACGATGCTGGCGGCGATGATAGCCACGGCTTTTTCAGGATGGGCGCAGGGTAGCGACAACACACAGCAAAATAATAATGACGCGATGGTGGTGACCGCCAACCGTTTTCCCCAACCCATTTCCTCTGTACTGGCTCCCACAACCGTGGTGACGCGTGATGATATTGACCGCTGGCAGTCAAAAAGCCTGACCGACGTTATGCGCCGGTTGCCGGGGGTAGATCTCTACCAGAGCGGTGGCTTAGGGCAACTGAGTGGGTTATTTATCCGTGGTGCGTCATCAAGCCATGTATTGATATTGATTGATGGCGTGCGGCTTAATCAGGCTGGTATCAGCGGCTCTTCCGATATTAGCCAAATCCCGATTTCCCTGGTTCAGAAAGTGGAATATATCCGCGGGCCACGCTCAGCTGTTTATGGCTCGGATGCGATTGGCGGCGTGGTAAATATCATCACCACCCGCGAGAAAAAAGGCACAACCCTTTCCACGGGCATCGGCTCTAATGGTTATCAGTCTTATGACGCTTCCACCCAGCAGCAATTGGGCGTAAATACGCTGGCAACCTTTGCCGGGAATTACACCTATACCAGAGGGTTTGATGTTGTCGCCAACCTGCCCGATTCGTTTGGAGACCCCGCCCAGCCTGATCGCGATGGTTTCATGAGCAAAACGGTATACGGAAATGTCGAACATCAATTCAGTGAAAATGTCAGCGGGTTTGTTCGCGGATACGGCTTTGATAACCGGACGGCGTACGATGGGACAGCCAGTTTCAATCGGTCGGAGGCCTTTCCTGATACCCGGCAGCTCTATAGCCAATCCTGGGATGGCGGACTCCGTTACCACCAGGATATTTGGTCATCTCAACTGATTACCAGCTATAGCCATAGCAAAGACTATAACTATGACCCACGTTTTGGTATTTCTGATATTTCCGCCACGCTGGACGATATCCAACAGTACAACGTTCAGTGGAGCAACAGTGTTCAGGTAGGAAAGGGCAATGTCGGTGCGGGCGTTGACTGGCAGAAACAAACCACTGAACCTGGCACAAACTTTATCGCTAATGGTTATGAGCTCCGCAATACCGGTATTTATACTACCGCGTTACAGGCATTCGGCCCGGTAACTCTTGAAGGGGCATTACGCAGCGATGACAGTTCCCAGTTTGGTCAACATACCACCTGGCAAAGCAGTGCCGCGTGGGAATTCGTTGATGGCTACCGTTTGCTGGCATCTTATGGGACGGGTTATAAGGCACCAACTATCGGTCAGCTTTACGGATCGTTTTCTGGAAATGCGAGCCTTAAGCCTGAAGAAAGTAAGCAGTGGGAAGGTGGCATTGAAGGTTTGACGGGGCCAGTGAACTGGCATGTGTCAGCATATCGTAATGATGTGGATAATTTAATCCAGAGCGGCAGTGCGCCAACTTTCGCAAATGTGAATGTCGGTCGTGCCCGCCTGCAGGGCGTTGAAGCGACAGCATCATTTGATACCGGGTTTGTGTCACACAAATTGTCGTACGATTATTTGGACCCACGCGATCTCGATACCAACCAAATATTGACCCGACGCGCCAGACAGCAATTTAAATATGATTTGGACTGGCAATTCAACGATCTGGATTGGACGGTAACTTATCACTATCTGGGTGAACGTTATGACCAGAACTTCAATACCACGCCGGCAGAGAGAGTGAAGCTGGCTGGGGTAAGTTTGTGGGATATCGCTGCATCATATCCTGTCACCTCACATCTGACAGTTCGTGCTAGAATAGCCAACCTGTTTGATAAGAATTATGAGACGGTATATGGCTACCGAACTGCAGGGCGAGAATATTATCTCACCGGAAGCTATAGTTTCTGA
- the murI gene encoding glutamate racemase, which translates to MATELQGENIISPEAIVSDLPNRPTVLVFDSGVGGLSVYDEVRNLLPDLHYIYAFDNEAFPYGEKPEQFIIERVLSIVEAVEKQHPLSLVIIACNTASTISLPALRTRFDFPVVGVVPAVKPAAKLTRNGVVGLLATRATVQRSYTHELISRFAHDCQILLLGSAELVEFAEAKLQGESVSEDALRKILRPWLKLPEPPDTVVLGCTHFPLLTEELQQVLPDGTRLVDSGSAIARRTAWLIEHLDNPKCSTEKNLAYCLSITPKVAALWPVLRRYGFHSLEKLPLNTVGE; encoded by the coding sequence ATGGCTACCGAACTGCAGGGCGAGAATATTATCTCACCGGAAGCTATAGTTTCTGATTTACCCAACCGCCCGACGGTCCTGGTGTTTGATTCCGGGGTGGGCGGTTTGTCCGTTTATGATGAAGTTCGCAATTTACTGCCGGACTTACATTATATTTATGCATTCGATAATGAGGCTTTTCCCTATGGGGAAAAGCCTGAGCAATTCATTATTGAACGAGTGCTCTCTATCGTCGAAGCGGTGGAGAAGCAGCATCCATTATCTCTGGTGATTATTGCCTGTAATACTGCCAGCACGATTTCACTGCCCGCATTGCGTACACGTTTTGATTTCCCGGTCGTTGGGGTAGTCCCGGCAGTTAAACCTGCGGCAAAGCTCACTCGAAACGGTGTGGTCGGCCTATTGGCAACCCGGGCAACGGTCCAGCGCTCTTATACTCATGAACTGATTTCGCGTTTTGCCCATGACTGCCAGATTTTGCTATTGGGTTCTGCGGAGTTGGTTGAGTTTGCCGAGGCGAAATTACAGGGTGAGTCGGTATCTGAAGATGCACTGCGCAAAATTCTGCGTCCGTGGCTGAAATTGCCTGAGCCGCCGGACACGGTTGTATTAGGGTGCACGCATTTCCCGTTATTGACCGAGGAACTGCAGCAGGTACTACCTGATGGTACACGGTTGGTTGATTCTGGCTCGGCAATTGCGCGTAGAACCGCATGGCTGATAGAACATTTAGATAACCCTAAATGTTCAACGGAGAAAAACCTGGCTTATTGTTTGTCGATAACACCCAAAGTGGCGGCGCTTTGGCCAGTTTTACGCCGTTATGGCTTCCATTCACTCGAAAAACTGCCATTAAACACAGTGGGTGAATGA